A section of the Acidobacteriota bacterium genome encodes:
- a CDS encoding TonB-dependent receptor → MRRPHRAALKTESSTVSALVDDELVQDLPVNGRNFVELVQTVPGANAGLPNSLASGTRPDDRRNTSAISVNGAQDNQNNHMIDGMDNNERQIGTIGVKPSIEAIAEVRVQTNNYTAEVGRTAGGVINVITKSGTNLFRGSLFGYLRNDRFDSQDFFAATKPTLEQYQAGGSVGGPIAPNRTFFFADFENYAHTSGVTNVITVPTMAMRIGDFSELPVQIHDPLTRLPFAGNRIPASRMSPIARALIELYPEPTSAGLSANYASVTDRTQDTMTADFRVDHRFDGNNQMFVRYSWNDVDVYTPSACPIANGIDPGCSGGGTAWPGPNVTGAHGVQVNYTRVFSPSFIAEARGGYLKVDLLSLPVNYGRTLTSQFGIPNGNIEGDDITSGLVPLQFDGYSGLGASNWIPLGQIDDTTQFNLTLTRAAGEHNVRFGGGVILREYSVFQSEQAIGQFEFSALETSNGVGAGGDAMASFLLGFPNLISRAHALVVPQYHTNEYSLFVQDDWRANDWLTLNLGLRYDVFTPLREETNRISNFDPVSAQIIIPGHNGVSETAGIATDYSNLAPRLGFAASLSDSLVLRGGYGVSYFPGNITSDATMKNAPFISNQQFQNSTSGVPALRLSDGLPTPEPTDHRNPTGNIGAVALDFRSTRVQQFNAILERQIGHNVVGLGYVGSRGDFVAGRINLNLPPVGAGNISARRPYAAQLPSVSNIRVFSSAFESQYDSMQLVFQRRPVGGLGFSFNYTLAHNQRTDGAPWDESVIEKFAADNDVRHRVVLSVTWEMPFRGTGAAGALLSDWQVNGIAYWQSGRPFNVQNASPRTNTGARGDRPNLLGTAALANPTYEQWLNPDAFEPQPINTVATNMPERNGFRGPARSQVDLSIFRTIPAGDVDLQLRYEVYNLFNRVNFDNPSGAFGLPTFGRITGTVGPPRQMQFAAKLLF, encoded by the coding sequence ATGCGCCGCCCACACCGCGCGGCGCTAAAGACCGAGAGCTCGACCGTCTCGGCGCTCGTCGATGATGAGCTCGTGCAGGACCTGCCCGTCAACGGCCGGAACTTCGTCGAACTCGTGCAGACGGTGCCCGGTGCGAACGCCGGTCTGCCGAACTCGCTCGCCAGCGGCACGAGGCCCGACGACCGCCGCAATACCTCGGCCATCTCGGTCAACGGCGCCCAGGACAACCAGAACAATCACATGATCGACGGCATGGACAACAACGAGCGGCAGATCGGCACGATCGGCGTGAAGCCGTCGATCGAGGCCATCGCCGAGGTGCGCGTCCAGACCAACAACTACACGGCCGAGGTCGGCCGGACGGCCGGCGGCGTCATCAACGTCATCACGAAGTCGGGCACGAACCTCTTCCGCGGCTCGCTGTTCGGTTACCTCCGCAACGACCGGTTCGACTCGCAGGACTTCTTCGCCGCGACCAAGCCCACGCTGGAGCAATACCAGGCAGGCGGCAGTGTCGGCGGCCCGATTGCCCCGAATCGGACGTTCTTCTTCGCGGATTTCGAGAACTACGCCCACACGTCGGGTGTGACGAACGTGATCACGGTGCCGACGATGGCGATGCGCATCGGCGACTTCTCCGAGCTTCCGGTGCAGATCCACGACCCGCTGACGCGCCTGCCGTTCGCCGGCAATCGGATCCCGGCGAGCCGGATGTCGCCAATTGCCCGGGCGCTGATCGAGCTATACCCGGAGCCCACCAGTGCGGGCCTGTCGGCCAACTACGCCAGCGTGACCGACCGCACGCAGGACACCATGACGGCAGACTTCCGCGTCGACCATCGCTTCGATGGCAACAACCAGATGTTCGTGCGGTACTCCTGGAACGACGTGGACGTCTACACGCCGTCGGCCTGCCCGATCGCCAATGGCATCGACCCGGGCTGCTCCGGCGGCGGCACTGCCTGGCCGGGCCCCAACGTCACCGGGGCGCACGGCGTGCAGGTGAACTACACCCGCGTGTTCAGCCCGTCGTTCATCGCAGAGGCCCGCGGCGGCTACCTCAAGGTCGACCTGCTGTCGCTGCCGGTCAACTACGGCCGGACGCTGACCAGTCAGTTCGGCATCCCCAACGGCAACATCGAGGGAGACGACATAACCTCGGGACTCGTACCGCTGCAATTCGATGGGTACTCGGGGCTGGGGGCCTCGAACTGGATCCCGCTGGGCCAGATCGACGACACGACCCAGTTCAACCTCACGCTGACCAGGGCCGCGGGCGAGCACAACGTGCGGTTCGGCGGCGGAGTCATCCTGCGCGAGTACTCCGTGTTCCAGAGCGAGCAGGCGATCGGCCAGTTCGAGTTCTCGGCGCTCGAGACCAGCAACGGCGTCGGCGCCGGCGGTGACGCGATGGCCTCGTTCCTGCTCGGATTCCCCAACCTCATCAGTCGCGCCCACGCGCTGGTGGTTCCGCAGTACCACACCAACGAGTACAGCCTGTTCGTCCAGGACGACTGGCGCGCGAACGACTGGCTGACGCTCAACCTGGGTCTGCGGTACGACGTCTTCACGCCGCTTCGGGAGGAGACCAACCGGATCTCGAACTTCGACCCGGTCAGCGCGCAGATCATCATTCCCGGACACAACGGCGTCTCGGAGACCGCCGGCATCGCGACCGACTACTCCAATCTCGCCCCCCGGCTGGGATTCGCGGCCTCGCTGAGCGATTCTCTGGTGCTGCGCGGCGGGTACGGTGTCTCGTACTTCCCGGGCAACATCACGAGCGACGCGACCATGAAGAACGCGCCGTTCATCAGCAACCAGCAGTTCCAGAACAGCACGTCGGGCGTGCCCGCGTTACGGCTCAGCGACGGTCTGCCGACGCCGGAACCCACTGACCACCGCAACCCGACCGGCAACATCGGCGCTGTCGCGCTCGACTTCCGGTCGACACGAGTGCAGCAGTTCAACGCGATCCTCGAGCGGCAGATCGGCCACAACGTTGTCGGCCTCGGCTATGTCGGCTCGCGCGGCGATTTCGTCGCCGGCCGGATCAACCTGAACCTGCCTCCGGTGGGCGCCGGTAACATCTCTGCCCGGCGCCCGTACGCCGCGCAACTGCCGAGCGTGAGCAACATCAGGGTCTTCTCGTCGGCCTTCGAGTCGCAGTACGACTCGATGCAGCTCGTGTTCCAGCGCCGCCCGGTCGGCGGACTCGGCTTCAGCTTCAACTACACGCTGGCGCACAACCAGCGAACCGACGGAGCGCCCTGGGACGAGAGCGTGATCGAGAAGTTCGCGGCGGACAACGACGTCCGGCATCGCGTGGTGCTCTCGGTCACCTGGGAGATGCCGTTCCGTGGGACCGGCGCCGCCGGGGCGCTGCTGAGCGACTGGCAGGTCAACGGCATCGCCTACTGGCAGTCGGGCCGGCCATTCAACGTGCAGAACGCTTCGCCTCGCACCAACACCGGCGCGCGCGGCGACCGCCCCAATCTCCTGGGCACGGCGGCGCTTGCCAACCCGACCTACGAGCAGTGGCTGAACCCCGACGCGTTCGAGCCGCAGCCGATCAACACGGTCGCAACCAACATGCCGGAACGCAACGGGTTCCGCGGTCCCGCTCGGAGCCAGGTGGACCTGTCGATCTTCCGGACGATTCCGGCGGGTGATGTCGACCTCCAACTCCGCTACGAGGTCTACAACCTGTTCAACCGCGTGAACTTCGACAACCCCAGCGGCGCCTTCGGCCTGCCCACGTTCGGCCGGATCACCGGCACCGTGGGCCCGCCGCGCCAGATGCAATTCGCCGCGAAGCTGCTGTTCTAG
- a CDS encoding integration host factor subunit beta: MTKAVLVKEVAHAAGVTKKRAETIVDTLFGSIAAALHQGEEVELRGFGSFRLRHRAPHRGRNPKTGDRVDVPSKRVAYFKPGKELKELINREPAQLVPPPAAE, translated from the coding sequence TTGACGAAGGCCGTGCTCGTCAAGGAGGTCGCCCATGCGGCCGGCGTCACGAAGAAGCGTGCCGAGACCATCGTCGACACCCTGTTCGGCAGCATCGCGGCGGCGCTGCACCAAGGGGAGGAAGTCGAACTCCGCGGCTTCGGCAGTTTCCGACTGCGGCACCGCGCGCCGCATCGCGGCCGCAACCCAAAGACCGGCGACCGGGTGGACGTGCCTTCGAAGCGTGTGGCCTACTTCAAGCCCGGCAAGGAGCTGAAGGAGTTGATCAACCGGGAGCCCGCGCAGTTGGTCCCGCCGCCGGCGGCCGAGTAG